Part of the Hevea brasiliensis isolate MT/VB/25A 57/8 chromosome 16, ASM3005281v1, whole genome shotgun sequence genome is shown below.
atgaAATGGCAGTTGAGATAATTATAGAGGAAAAGAAGGGCAAGAGTAAACGATACGAAGAAATTACTTAACGATACCCTTCCTAGGCGATTCCGTCACGTCACGATGAAACCGGATCAGGAGGAGAAACCGAAGATCCTCCTAGTTTCCTTACATACAGTTTTTGCAAGTTAGGCCTAATTACGGACAAAAGGTGAGGGTATATTCGTCACAAAAGAATTtagcaataattaaaaaaaaaaaaaagaaggctgAGCTAGGGTATGCGCTGTAGAGTATTTACTTGCAAAGTAAGCGGCAACGTTCCCTAGGCAAAAGCCGGCTCATTACACACATCTCTCTCTCACCTTTGTAATTTTTTAGTTTACTAATAATTACTAGTAATATTTATGGTTacgttcctctctctctctctctctctctctctctacagtGTCCCGCCTGTGTTAGTATTGTGTTTTGTAGGATTCCCACCTATTTCCCCAAACACAAAGCACTAAAGagaggaaaagaagaaagggaaggcTAGAGAGAGAAAGGAAACAGAAACTAAAACCTAAAGGGGAAATTTCTAGAGAGAAACGCCCAAACGCACCGGAAATGCCTTTCCCTTTCCCTCCGGCGTCTCCATTTCTATCGCCCAAAACATAGGAGCTCAGCAAATGCAGCAGTGAAGAGATAGGAAcagcacagagagagagagagagagagagagatagagattgGAAGATAGAACGAAAGAGAAGCGGGAATTTTATGAGCCAAAAATGCGTGAGGGACTACTCGTTGATGAGCCGAGTGACGTCGTTTCCAGTGCTAAGAAGAAGAAATCAGGAGAGGAAGCAGACAAGGTTCTTGTTCTAGTGGCAGACAAGGATACCTCAAAGCCGCTTTCACTGGTGGTTTCAGTCCCGCCGCAACCCATAGTCGTTAACCGTCCTCGATCCCAGTCCGCCACCCGCAGAGTCACACCCACCAACACGAGCAACGCCGCAGGAGTTGACACGAGCAGCGCCGGAGGTTCCACTGCTGTGGAGAAGCTTCTTCCCAACGGCGATTTCTACACTGGGTCATTCTCCGGAAACGCGCCTCACGGATCGGGAAAGTACCTCTGGACTGACGGGTGCATGTACGAGGGTGAGTGGCGCCGGGGAAAAGCATCGGGAAAGGGAAAGTTCTCGTGGCCTTCTGGTGCTACCTTTGAGGGAGAATTCAAGTCGGGTCGGATGGAAGGCTTCGGCACATTCATCGGATCCGACGGGGATACCTACCGTGGCTCGTGGAGCGCCGATCGTAAACACGGGTACGGTCAGAAACGTTACGCAAATGGGGATTTTTACGAAGGATCTTGGAAGAAGAATCTCCAGGATGGGAAAGGAAGATACGTGTGGAGAAATGGGAATGTGTATGACGGTGAATGGAAAAACGGTGTCATTTCAGGGAGAGGGGTTTTGATATGGGCAAATGGGAATCGCTATGATGGGCAATGGGAAAATGGAGTACCAAAGGGAAATGGGATTTTTACATGGCCAGATGGGAGTTGTTGTGTCGGTACCTGGAACATTAATAAAGATATAATGACTCAGGAATTGAATGGGACTTTCTATACTGGGAATGGCAAAGAACATTGCCTGAAAGGGAGCGAGAACGATTTGGCCTTACCGGCGACGGCGACGAGGAAAAGGTCGTCGGTGGATGGGGCCAGAGGGAGTAACATGAATTTTCCGAGAATATGTATATGGGAGAGTGACGGTGAGGCTGGGGATATTACTTGTGACATTATTGATACTGTCGAGGCTTCTATGATTTACAGAGAGGGGTTGGATCGAGATGGAATTAGGCAGTTCAGAAGGGGGCCATGTTGTTTTAACGGAGAGGTGAAGAAGCCCGGAGAGACAATTTCTAAAGGGCATAAAAACTACGATTTAATGCTTAATCTGCAATTGGGTATCCGGTACTTATGATTTATTAGCTTTTCTGATGTGGGTTTCTagatttatttatgttattgctCTGGTTTGTCTGGTTGATTTTGTTATCGAGTATGTGTGCATTTTGGAGCTcggtttttatttttgttatggcGGTGTTGTATTCAGGTATTCTGTTGGGAAGCATGCGCAGATTCGGAGGGACCTGAAGCCAAGTGATTTTGATCCAAAGGAGAAGTTCTGGACGAGGTTTCCACCAGAAGGATCAAAGATTACACCTCCACATCAATCCGTGGAGTTTCGGTGGAAGGATTACTGTCCTATGGTCTTTAGGTATTTGcatatatttaatatttcttgGCTTACAAGGTTTTTACCATTTATGCTATGTTTTGTATGGCTTAAAGTTTTGAGGCAATGTGATTAGATCTGAATATTCTCAAGTTCTGCTGGCATGGACAGGATGCTTCATTTTTTCTGTCTCTCTTCTCTTTATGTTATGGTGGTTGACCTGaaaatttctttccctttttcccCTTGCTGACTTAGACATTTGAGGGAACATTTCCAAGTCGACACTGCTGATTACATGCTAGCTATATGTGGAAATGATGCCCTTAGAGAGCTTTCTTCTCCGGGGAAGAGTGGAAGCTTCTTTTACCTTACTCAGGATGACAGATTTATGATCAAGACAGTAAAGAAATCAGAAGTCAAGGTTAGTTGTCCTCTCCTTTGACTTCTGTTTTATTAATTTTCGAGTTTGTGAAGGCACATAATTATTTCAATGTTATGTTGCATACTGGCAATTGGTAAATTGTTTGTTTATTGGCTTCTCCTGCACTTTCTCAAGTTTTGTTTATCTGTGGTTAGGTGCTAATTAGGATGCTTCCCAGTTATTACCAACATGTATGTCGGTACGAAAATTCATTGGTGACGAAATTCTTTGGTGTGCATTGTGTTAAACCAATTGGGGCCCAGAAGGTATgtggtcaaatttttagtttgctactgttttatttgtttgcaACTCTGATCACATGTTATTCTTGAAATTCAGACCCGTTtcattgtgatgggcaatttgttcTGCTCTGAGTATAGAATACATAGGAGATTTGACCTTAAAGGGTCCTCCCATGGCCGCACAACAGATAAGCCTGAGGGTGAGATTGATGAAACCACAACTCTCAAGGATCTGGATCTCAATTTTGTGTTTCGTCTTCAACGAAATTGGTACCAAGAGCTTATCAAGTAAGTTCAAAGAATATAACTTATTTTTACTGGCTGCATTTGTCTCCCTTGTCTTCTGCAGCTGGTATCTCCTTCATTTTCTATAACATTCCTGTCGATAATGCGCAggcaaattaatagagattgtgAAT
Proteins encoded:
- the LOC110665563 gene encoding phosphatidylinositol 4-phosphate 5-kinase 1, with the protein product MREGLLVDEPSDVVSSAKKKKSGEEADKVLVLVADKDTSKPLSLVVSVPPQPIVVNRPRSQSATRRVTPTNTSNAAGVDTSSAGGSTAVEKLLPNGDFYTGSFSGNAPHGSGKYLWTDGCMYEGEWRRGKASGKGKFSWPSGATFEGEFKSGRMEGFGTFIGSDGDTYRGSWSADRKHGYGQKRYANGDFYEGSWKKNLQDGKGRYVWRNGNVYDGEWKNGVISGRGVLIWANGNRYDGQWENGVPKGNGIFTWPDGSCCVGTWNINKDIMTQELNGTFYTGNGKEHCLKGSENDLALPATATRKRSSVDGARGSNMNFPRICIWESDGEAGDITCDIIDTVEASMIYREGLDRDGIRQFRRGPCCFNGEVKKPGETISKGHKNYDLMLNLQLGIRYSVGKHAQIRRDLKPSDFDPKEKFWTRFPPEGSKITPPHQSVEFRWKDYCPMVFRHLREHFQVDTADYMLAICGNDALRELSSPGKSGSFFYLTQDDRFMIKTVKKSEVKVLIRMLPSYYQHVCRYENSLVTKFFGVHCVKPIGAQKTRFIVMGNLFCSEYRIHRRFDLKGSSHGRTTDKPEGEIDETTTLKDLDLNFVFRLQRNWYQELIKQINRDCEFLEAERIMDYSLLVGLHFRDDNNYDKMGLSPFVLRSGNKDSYQNEKFMRGCRFLEAELQDRDRILAGRKPLIRLGANMPARAERMARRSDFDQYTPGGISHLTPSRSGEIYEVVLYFGIIDILQDYDISKKLEHAYKSLQADPTSISAVDPKLYSKRFRDFIGRIFIEDR